Proteins from a single region of Streptomyces sp. HUAS 15-9:
- a CDS encoding TNT domain-containing protein, protein MRFPRRLVWGALASLLLIGSTPATVQADAARTSHGGDCPVQNRVRVVNNAPTVKQVYYHGDWRLGPKDLPRTGRIGEILRGYNRLGGKPQDAFFQCYWQTNLPTGQSGWWFPSNSGFVIRNQQPVERRVTLRAGTLLDLFGRGDSGHFLAAAGTPFGERAIPPSNLITFEAAHPNSYHLYRVDQDFTVQAGPTRPWFAQPGLALQYATVPSVGQLKEAHYLTELPVT, encoded by the coding sequence ATGCGCTTTCCGCGGCGTCTGGTGTGGGGTGCGCTCGCGTCGCTCCTGCTGATCGGCTCCACACCGGCCACAGTCCAGGCCGACGCGGCCCGTACGTCCCACGGCGGCGACTGCCCGGTGCAGAACCGGGTCAGGGTGGTGAACAACGCACCTACTGTCAAGCAGGTCTACTACCACGGCGACTGGCGCCTCGGACCGAAGGACCTTCCCAGAACCGGTCGGATCGGCGAGATCCTGCGCGGCTACAACCGACTGGGCGGGAAGCCGCAGGACGCTTTCTTCCAGTGCTACTGGCAGACGAACCTTCCGACAGGGCAGTCCGGCTGGTGGTTCCCCAGCAACAGCGGCTTCGTCATCAGGAACCAGCAACCGGTCGAACGACGCGTCACCCTCCGCGCGGGCACACTGCTGGACCTCTTCGGCAGGGGCGACTCCGGTCACTTCCTGGCGGCGGCGGGTACCCCCTTCGGCGAGCGTGCGATTCCGCCGAGCAACCTCATCACTTTCGAAGCGGCCCACCCGAACAGCTATCACCTCTACCGGGTCGACCAGGACTTCACCGTCCAGGCCGGTCCCACGAGGCCCTGGTTCGCCCAGCCCGGCCTGGCCCTGCAATATGCGACAGTGCCCAGCGTCGGGCAGCTGAAGGAGGCCCACTACCTGACGGAGCTGCCAGTGACCTGA
- a CDS encoding DUF6177 family protein, with product MPPHLEAPPIPVALTLGHDEIKSIGRGRAGHPPLGPTPTRLDQMAEPALHYPLGDGTDPQSWAAFQHLTQHLKQV from the coding sequence GTGCCGCCACACCTCGAAGCTCCGCCCATCCCCGTCGCGCTCACTCTCGGCCACGACGAGATCAAGAGCATTGGCCGCGGCCGAGCCGGACACCCGCCGCTCGGCCCCACTCCCACCCGACTCGACCAGATGGCCGAACCCGCCCTCCACTACCCGCTCGGAGACGGAACCGACCCCCAGAGCTGGGCCGCGTTCCAACACCTCACTCAGCACCTGAAGCAGGTATGA
- a CDS encoding transposase, whose protein sequence is MTTLLDPARYPAAELAALYHQRWEIETAYYGLKVTLRGANRVLRSRTVDGVEQELYALLVLYQASRRAITEAATTARLDPDRLSLSIALHTVRLTVINASTSDPAALAAILVPARNLAPARRRSRTSPRCVKRTLSPYAYNKTKGSVGHKTTVTTAITLTSRSSMIEPP, encoded by the coding sequence GTGACCACGCTCCTGGACCCCGCCCGCTACCCGGCCGCCGAACTGGCCGCCCTCTACCACCAGCGGTGGGAGATCGAGACCGCCTATTACGGGCTGAAGGTCACCCTGCGCGGAGCCAACCGCGTCCTGCGCTCGCGCACGGTGGACGGCGTCGAGCAGGAACTCTACGCGTTGCTGGTCCTCTACCAGGCCAGTCGCCGGGCCATCACGGAAGCCGCCACCACTGCACGTCTTGATCCGGACCGGCTGTCCCTGTCCATCGCCCTGCACACCGTCCGGCTCACCGTGATCAACGCCAGCACGTCAGACCCTGCAGCCCTGGCTGCGATCCTGGTCCCGGCCCGCAATCTCGCACCCGCCAGGCGTCGTTCCCGCACCAGCCCACGCTGCGTCAAGCGCACCCTCTCGCCTTACGCCTACAACAAGACCAAAGGAAGCGTCGGGCACAAGACGACAGTGACCACCGCCATCACGCTGACCAGCCGCTCCAGCATGATCGAACCGCCCTAA
- a CDS encoding DUF6083 domain-containing protein, translating into MGVLEEGPRRLGGGQPRCLYCGLPADRVATLEQDWVLLEPDMTPLAHTVPAEHRWIELSDGRVTVYGVCPPDPFQRCRIEHRLACSAQPQPDLWPWLTTLRAENGRRVERQADPEPPEPPEEWPDAG; encoded by the coding sequence ATGGGGGTTTTAGAAGAGGGACCGCGCCGGCTGGGAGGTGGGCAGCCGCGCTGCCTGTACTGCGGCCTGCCGGCGGATCGCGTGGCGACGCTGGAGCAGGACTGGGTGTTGCTTGAGCCGGACATGACTCCGCTGGCCCATACGGTGCCAGCGGAGCATCGGTGGATCGAGCTCTCCGACGGTCGGGTAACCGTCTATGGGGTGTGTCCGCCGGATCCGTTTCAACGGTGCCGTATCGAGCACCGGCTGGCCTGCTCGGCGCAACCGCAGCCGGATCTTTGGCCGTGGTTGACGACGCTGCGAGCGGAGAACGGGCGGCGAGTGGAGCGGCAGGCCGACCCGGAGCCGCCAGAGCCTCCGGAGGAATGGCCGGATGCGGGGTAA
- a CDS encoding GNAT family N-acetyltransferase, translating into MKSPAVHLREITDDNRDAVRALRVRRNQKQFVASVSKSLKEAAKKPEANPWYRAVYRGDEPVGFVMLSWKPPAGPYKGRHFIWRLLVDKRHQRRGIGRETLTQIAALVRADGATELLTSYDPGDGEPWPFYQKFGFEPTGEIDDGEIVLRLTFPAR; encoded by the coding sequence ATGAAGTCCCCAGCCGTGCATCTCCGGGAGATCACCGACGACAACCGGGATGCCGTTCGTGCCCTCCGCGTCCGACGCAACCAGAAGCAGTTCGTCGCCTCCGTGTCCAAGTCGCTTAAGGAGGCGGCAAAGAAACCAGAGGCCAATCCCTGGTACCGCGCCGTGTACCGCGGCGACGAGCCGGTCGGCTTCGTGATGCTGTCGTGGAAGCCGCCGGCTGGTCCTTACAAAGGGCGGCACTTCATCTGGCGCCTCCTCGTCGACAAACGGCACCAGAGGCGAGGAATCGGCCGAGAGACGCTCACGCAGATCGCCGCCCTGGTTCGCGCGGACGGCGCCACCGAGTTGCTGACCAGCTACGATCCCGGCGACGGCGAACCGTGGCCCTTCTACCAAAAGTTCGGGTTCGAGCCTACGGGCGAGATCGACGACGGCGAGATCGTTCTGCGACTGACCTTCCCCGCTCGGTGA
- a CDS encoding IS110 family transposase, producing MSVFCGIDWASDHHDVVLVDNAGSLLDKARIDDNADGLAHLLQMLTEHGDSAEAPIPVAIETSRGLLVACLRATGRPIYAINPLAAARYRDRHAVSRKKSDHLDAVVLANILRTDAAAHRQLPADSELAQAIAVLARAQQDAVWDRTQAANKLTSHLRAYFPGFLASVGVRREGVCHPIARVLLAAAPTPGQAAQLTRAQLRSLLKKAGRKNTIDAEAERLQTALRAPQMRQLPLVEEAMGRQTLALLRQLDAACASADDLAEAAMESFKQHPDAEIITGFPGLSALSGARVFAEIGDDRSRFADAKSLKAYAGSAPITRASGKSVAVLARRVKNQRLAGVGYVWAFAAMAHSDGARAHYDRRRKAGDRHTAAQRNLFNRMLGCLHHCLTHRVHYSETVAFAAPSDTQLADAA from the coding sequence TTGAGCGTGTTCTGCGGCATCGACTGGGCCAGCGACCACCACGACGTCGTCCTGGTCGACAACGCCGGATCCTTACTGGACAAGGCCCGTATCGACGACAACGCCGACGGCCTGGCCCACCTCCTGCAGATGCTTACCGAGCACGGCGACAGCGCCGAAGCTCCCATTCCGGTGGCCATCGAGACCTCCCGCGGGCTGCTGGTCGCCTGCCTGCGCGCGACCGGCCGCCCCATCTACGCGATCAACCCGCTGGCCGCAGCACGCTACCGCGACCGGCATGCGGTCTCCCGCAAGAAGTCCGACCACCTCGACGCCGTGGTACTCGCGAACATCCTGCGCACCGACGCCGCCGCCCACCGCCAGCTGCCGGCCGACTCCGAGCTCGCCCAGGCAATCGCGGTCCTCGCCCGCGCTCAGCAGGACGCCGTGTGGGACCGCACCCAGGCCGCCAACAAGCTCACCTCGCACCTCCGCGCGTACTTCCCCGGCTTCCTCGCCTCCGTCGGCGTGCGCCGCGAGGGCGTCTGCCACCCCATCGCCCGCGTCCTGCTTGCGGCCGCCCCCACCCCCGGCCAGGCCGCCCAGCTGACCCGCGCCCAGTTGCGGTCGTTGCTGAAGAAGGCCGGTCGCAAGAACACCATCGATGCAGAGGCAGAGCGTCTCCAGACCGCGCTGCGCGCCCCGCAGATGCGCCAGCTCCCGCTGGTCGAAGAGGCCATGGGCCGCCAGACCCTCGCCCTGCTGCGGCAGCTGGATGCCGCCTGCGCCAGCGCCGACGACCTCGCCGAGGCCGCGATGGAGTCTTTTAAGCAGCACCCGGACGCCGAGATCATCACCGGCTTCCCAGGGCTCAGCGCGCTCAGCGGCGCCCGGGTGTTCGCCGAGATCGGCGACGACCGATCCCGCTTCGCCGACGCGAAAAGCCTCAAGGCTTACGCCGGTTCGGCCCCGATCACCAGGGCCTCCGGCAAGAGCGTGGCCGTCCTTGCCCGCCGGGTCAAGAACCAGCGACTGGCCGGTGTCGGCTACGTGTGGGCCTTCGCCGCCATGGCCCACTCAGACGGCGCCAGAGCCCACTACGACCGCCGCCGCAAGGCCGGAGACCGCCACACCGCCGCTCAGCGCAACCTTTTCAACCGCATGCTCGGCTGCCTCCACCACTGCCTCACCCACCGCGTCCACTACAGCGAAACGGTGGCCTTCGCCGCCCCATCAGACACTCAACTAGCGGATGCCGCTTGA
- a CDS encoding MauE/DoxX family redox-associated membrane protein — MTYVAFACRILLFGVFLLALAGKVRSRTAFASFARSITDLRLFPRKVSRAAAAAVIAGEVAVLLLLVPPRTAPLGLAAAVLLLLAFTAGIVVALRGGRRAPCRCFGASATPLGPLHVVRNLILAGTGAAGFAVMTALPAAGWYSRRRRRGRGGRGDRRGPAGRPARRPGRPLPHRPAGPGRRPSTRRPQVRSPSCLF; from the coding sequence ATGACCTACGTCGCTTTCGCATGCCGGATTCTCTTGTTCGGTGTCTTTCTGCTGGCGCTCGCCGGAAAGGTGCGCAGCAGGACCGCCTTCGCCTCGTTCGCCCGGTCGATCACTGACCTGCGGCTCTTTCCCCGGAAGGTGTCGAGGGCGGCGGCCGCCGCGGTGATCGCCGGAGAAGTCGCGGTACTTCTGCTGCTCGTGCCCCCGCGAACGGCGCCCCTGGGGCTGGCGGCCGCGGTGCTCCTGCTGCTCGCCTTCACCGCGGGCATCGTGGTGGCACTGCGCGGCGGACGCCGCGCCCCGTGCCGTTGCTTCGGAGCATCGGCCACTCCGCTGGGACCGCTGCACGTGGTCCGCAACCTGATCCTGGCCGGAACGGGCGCGGCCGGCTTCGCGGTGATGACCGCGCTGCCCGCCGCCGGATGGTACTCACGCCGGCGGCGGCGCGGTCGCGGCGGTCGCGGCGATCGTCGCGGCCCTGCTGGTCGCCCGGCTCGACGACCTGGCCGCCCTCTTCCGCACCGGCCGGCCGGCCCCGGTCGCCGCCCGTCCACGCGCCGTCCACAAGTGAGGTCCCCTTCATGCCTTTTCTGA
- a CDS encoding TlpA family protein disulfide reductase — translation MPFLIAAVVLVGVLCLFDLLLTFAVLRRLREHTAELERLAGRPGFSSYDPGMLVGHRLPEAARASGATLVAFFDAQCDTCHDHAPKFAVRARRYGALAVVSGDGARADELVAAVGPDAAVIRGEDAHAVADDMGIQAFPTFVLVDGEGSVVQASTELAELPEPAPAA, via the coding sequence ATGCCTTTTCTGATTGCCGCCGTCGTCCTGGTCGGTGTGCTGTGCCTGTTCGACCTGCTCCTCACTTTCGCGGTGCTGCGCCGGCTGCGCGAGCACACCGCGGAACTCGAACGGCTGGCGGGTCGGCCCGGCTTCTCCTCGTACGACCCGGGCATGCTGGTGGGCCACCGGCTTCCGGAAGCCGCCCGGGCATCCGGCGCCACCCTCGTGGCCTTCTTCGACGCGCAGTGCGACACCTGCCACGACCACGCGCCGAAGTTCGCCGTCCGGGCCCGCCGGTACGGGGCGCTGGCGGTGGTGTCGGGCGACGGGGCGCGCGCCGACGAGCTGGTCGCCGCGGTGGGTCCGGACGCGGCGGTGATCCGAGGTGAGGACGCCCACGCCGTGGCCGACGACATGGGCATCCAGGCCTTCCCCACCTTCGTCCTGGTCGACGGGGAGGGGTCCGTGGTGCAGGCGTCCACCGAGCTGGCCGAGCTGCCCGAGCCGGCCCCGGCGGCGTGA
- a CDS encoding ABC transporter ATP-binding protein, whose translation MSVENGPQAGPAGRAVTAGPRRTVRHLGVAWSMCWRAGPWHALAYSLVTVVLGLLPTATAWLTKLVVDDLAGGRPEHMLELAAGLAAVGLAAGVLPHLSGYLQNELGRRLDRLMQDRLYGAVNRLQGLSRFENPGFRNDLNMAMQASGGGLGPVTTGLFDTARNVITLVSLLGTLALLSPSMAALVTVAAVPALLARLSLSRRRVGMLAGVSPAVRRQVFYSLLLTDVRSAMETRLFGLGDFLKGRMLTELAIRQEGEQRLDRQEARTQSLLALLSTVVAGLGLVWAVRAATTGTLSVGDVTAFVAAVAGTQAALTGLVDNVAMAHEALLVFGYHDKVMSLPDDLPSADPSGRLPALRRGIELRGVWFRYAEDHPWILRGVDLTVPHGTAVALVGLNGAGKSTLIKLLCRFYDPTQGAIYWDGVDIRDVPPAELRRRIGVLFQDYMCYDLTAAENIGVGELQALDDRPRLREAARLADADGTVERLPRGYDTMLSRIFADQAEDDPQSGVVLSGGQWQRLALARTLLRDDRDLLILDEPSAGLDAQAEAEIHARLRKHRAGRTSLLVSHRLGAVREADAIVVLEGGRIVERGTHEQLMAGEGEYARLFAIQAEGYRAPDAPDAPEAVDAPDAPQAPDAPARPDVADRPGAPAAEPSHAVISPIG comes from the coding sequence GTGAGCGTGGAGAACGGACCGCAGGCCGGGCCCGCCGGGCGGGCGGTCACGGCGGGGCCGAGGCGGACCGTGCGGCACCTCGGGGTCGCCTGGTCGATGTGCTGGCGGGCGGGACCGTGGCACGCGCTGGCGTACTCGCTCGTCACCGTCGTCCTCGGCCTGCTGCCCACCGCCACGGCATGGCTGACGAAACTCGTCGTGGACGACCTGGCCGGCGGACGACCGGAACACATGCTGGAGTTGGCGGCGGGCCTGGCCGCCGTGGGCCTCGCGGCCGGTGTGCTGCCGCACCTGAGCGGTTACCTGCAGAACGAACTGGGCCGCCGGCTGGACCGCTTGATGCAGGACCGCCTGTACGGCGCCGTCAACCGGCTCCAGGGGCTGTCCCGGTTCGAGAACCCCGGGTTCCGTAACGACCTCAACATGGCCATGCAGGCGTCCGGGGGCGGGCTCGGCCCCGTCACCACGGGCCTGTTCGACACCGCGCGCAACGTCATCACGCTCGTGAGCCTGCTCGGGACGCTGGCGCTGCTGAGCCCGTCGATGGCCGCACTCGTCACGGTGGCCGCCGTCCCCGCGCTCCTCGCGCGGCTCTCCCTGTCCCGGCGCAGGGTCGGCATGCTCGCGGGAGTCTCCCCCGCGGTCCGCCGCCAGGTCTTCTACTCGCTGCTTCTCACCGACGTCCGCAGCGCGATGGAGACCCGGCTGTTCGGCCTCGGCGACTTCCTCAAGGGGCGCATGCTCACGGAGCTCGCGATCCGGCAGGAGGGCGAACAGCGGCTCGACCGCCAGGAGGCGCGGACGCAGTCCCTCCTCGCGCTGCTGTCCACAGTGGTCGCGGGACTGGGACTAGTGTGGGCGGTGCGGGCCGCCACGACCGGGACCCTGAGCGTGGGCGACGTGACGGCGTTCGTCGCCGCCGTGGCCGGTACCCAGGCCGCCCTGACCGGTCTGGTGGACAACGTCGCGATGGCGCACGAGGCGCTGCTCGTCTTCGGGTACCACGACAAGGTGATGTCGCTCCCCGACGACCTGCCGTCGGCGGACCCTTCGGGGCGACTGCCGGCCCTGCGCCGGGGCATCGAACTGCGCGGCGTCTGGTTCCGGTACGCCGAGGACCATCCGTGGATTCTCCGGGGCGTCGACCTGACCGTCCCGCACGGAACCGCGGTCGCCCTCGTCGGGCTGAACGGCGCGGGGAAAAGCACCCTGATCAAACTGCTCTGCCGTTTCTACGATCCGACCCAAGGGGCGATCTACTGGGACGGAGTGGACATCCGCGACGTGCCGCCGGCCGAACTGCGCCGTCGTATAGGCGTGTTGTTCCAGGACTACATGTGTTACGACCTGACGGCGGCGGAGAACATCGGCGTCGGGGAACTCCAGGCGCTCGACGACCGCCCGCGACTGCGCGAGGCCGCCCGGCTCGCCGATGCCGACGGCACCGTGGAGCGGCTGCCCCGTGGCTACGACACCATGCTCAGCCGCATATTCGCCGACCAGGCCGAGGACGACCCGCAGTCCGGGGTCGTGCTCTCCGGCGGCCAGTGGCAGCGGCTGGCGCTCGCCCGCACCCTGCTGCGCGACGACCGGGACCTGCTGATCCTGGACGAGCCCAGTGCCGGCCTGGACGCCCAGGCGGAGGCGGAGATCCACGCCCGGCTGCGCAAACACCGGGCGGGGCGCACCAGCCTGCTCGTCTCCCACCGGCTCGGCGCGGTCCGCGAGGCGGACGCGATCGTCGTGCTGGAGGGCGGCCGGATCGTGGAAAGGGGAACGCACGAGCAGCTCATGGCCGGGGAGGGCGAGTACGCGCGTCTGTTCGCCATCCAGGCCGAGGGCTATCGCGCCCCGGACGCCCCGGACGCACCCGAGGCCGTGGACGCCCCGGACGCACCGCAGGCCCCGGACGCACCGGCTCGTCCGGACGTGGCGGACCGGCCCGGGGCACCGGCGGCGGAGCCGTCGCACGCGGTCATATCGCCGATCGGCTGA
- a CDS encoding AfsR/SARP family transcriptional regulator — translation MTVEFRALGPLEIVDGGQTVRIAADKQRTILAMLVAHRGGVVSVPALVEELWGGTPPRSAVPNLRTYVMQLRRLLPPAADGTHPRLITSRSGYALRTDDGETDIARFEALVERARQAAAGHDLAGATRALGGALALWHGAPLENVVKGPALEGIAADLTQRYLSAIEAQADVELARGTGAAVVDTLRRAVRQHPLRERLRSRLMLALHHSGDTAGALAAFTDARETLRNELGLDPGPELCRTQQAVLRREPDPTSVREVTALTTARPAHPATGTVPRQLPRAPGPFAGRAHETSLVRDALRTRDGTTAGAPVVVLHGPAGRGKSALALHVAHRAAADYPDGQLYVDLDSPRAGAGPLTPVTVLRHFLRSLGMPRADVPTALSEVSAYYQSMVAGRRVLVVVDNAFHRGQVLPLLPAGPGCAVLVTSRSVLPALDAVHVPVDPLDETDSVRLLSLLAGDPRVTAEPRAAREIARLCHGNPLALSIAGARCAGRPQGSLAGLAARLRDPARTLDELRVADLTMRSSYARSYRELSAHDPEHRAAARAFRRLCTLGAPFSATRAAEAIGAALPATERALDCLVTVGLLTPVAREGFRMPDLAGLYARELAARDQVRYREPVLSRSAI, via the coding sequence ATGACCGTCGAGTTCCGGGCCCTCGGCCCGCTGGAAATAGTGGACGGTGGCCAGACCGTCCGTATAGCCGCTGACAAACAGCGCACCATTCTCGCGATGCTGGTCGCCCACCGGGGCGGCGTCGTCTCCGTGCCCGCCCTCGTGGAAGAACTCTGGGGCGGCACCCCGCCCCGGTCGGCGGTGCCCAATCTGCGCACGTATGTGATGCAGTTGCGCCGGCTCCTGCCGCCCGCCGCGGACGGCACGCACCCCCGGCTGATCACGTCCCGCTCCGGCTACGCGCTCCGGACGGACGACGGCGAGACCGACATCGCCCGCTTCGAGGCCCTCGTCGAGCGGGCACGGCAGGCGGCGGCCGGGCACGACCTGGCGGGGGCCACCCGCGCACTGGGCGGCGCCCTGGCACTCTGGCACGGGGCGCCACTGGAGAACGTCGTCAAAGGACCCGCCCTGGAGGGCATCGCGGCGGACCTCACCCAGCGGTACCTGAGCGCGATCGAGGCACAGGCGGACGTGGAACTCGCGCGCGGTACCGGGGCGGCCGTGGTCGACACCCTGCGCCGGGCCGTGCGCCAGCATCCCCTGCGCGAACGGCTGCGCAGCCGCCTGATGCTCGCCCTGCACCACAGCGGCGACACGGCCGGCGCGCTCGCCGCCTTCACCGACGCCCGCGAAACGCTGCGCAACGAACTCGGCCTGGACCCGGGGCCGGAGCTGTGCCGCACCCAACAGGCCGTGCTGCGCCGGGAACCGGATCCGACGTCCGTCCGGGAGGTCACCGCCCTGACGACGGCGCGGCCCGCGCACCCGGCCACCGGTACGGTGCCGCGCCAGCTCCCCCGGGCTCCCGGGCCGTTCGCCGGACGGGCGCACGAGACGTCCCTGGTGCGGGACGCCCTGCGCACCCGGGACGGGACGACCGCCGGGGCGCCGGTCGTGGTGCTGCACGGGCCGGCCGGACGCGGGAAGTCGGCGCTGGCCCTGCACGTCGCCCACCGGGCCGCCGCGGACTACCCCGACGGCCAGCTCTACGTCGATCTCGACAGCCCGCGGGCCGGCGCCGGCCCCCTGACCCCGGTCACCGTGCTGCGCCACTTCCTCCGCTCGCTCGGCATGCCCAGGGCGGACGTGCCGACCGCCCTCTCCGAGGTCTCGGCCTACTACCAGTCCATGGTCGCGGGCCGGCGCGTCCTCGTGGTCGTCGACAACGCCTTCCACCGCGGCCAAGTCCTTCCGCTGCTGCCCGCAGGCCCGGGGTGCGCGGTGCTGGTCACGAGCCGGAGCGTCCTGCCCGCGCTGGACGCGGTGCATGTGCCGGTGGACCCCCTGGACGAAACGGACTCCGTCCGCCTGCTGTCCCTGCTGGCCGGGGACCCGCGCGTCACCGCGGAGCCCCGGGCGGCGCGGGAGATCGCACGGCTCTGCCACGGAAACCCCCTCGCGCTCAGCATCGCGGGGGCCCGCTGCGCCGGCCGCCCGCAGGGGAGCCTCGCCGGACTCGCCGCCCGGCTGCGCGACCCGGCGCGCACCCTCGACGAATTACGGGTCGCCGACCTGACGATGCGCTCGTCGTACGCCAGGAGCTACCGGGAGCTGTCGGCCCACGACCCCGAACACCGCGCCGCCGCACGGGCGTTCCGCCGGCTGTGCACCCTCGGGGCGCCCTTCAGCGCGACGCGCGCCGCCGAGGCCATCGGCGCCGCCCTGCCGGCCACTGAGCGGGCCCTGGACTGCCTGGTGACCGTCGGGCTGCTCACTCCGGTGGCGCGCGAGGGGTTCCGGATGCCTGATCTCGCGGGCCTGTACGCGAGAGAGCTCGCCGCCCGCGACCAGGTCCGCTACAGGGAGCCGGTGCTCAGCCGATCGGCGATATGA
- a CDS encoding S26 family signal peptidase, with product MPVLLIAVGFLVGLAGAVLAALRIRGRYTVVTVEGTSMAPTLSPGDRVVVERRTVDQVRTGDIVVLQPPRRTGDYEPLSDRAWNIKRAAALPGDRIPEGIPGGGDLTEVPDGRLVVLGDNPDSIDSRHRGFFEADRIMGVAVRRLGGSAL from the coding sequence ATGCCTGTTCTGTTGATTGCCGTTGGGTTCCTTGTCGGCCTCGCTGGCGCCGTCCTTGCCGCGCTCCGCATACGCGGCCGATACACCGTGGTCACCGTGGAAGGCACCAGCATGGCGCCGACGCTTTCGCCCGGCGACCGGGTGGTGGTGGAACGCCGCACCGTCGACCAGGTGCGGACCGGGGACATCGTCGTACTGCAGCCCCCGCGAAGGACGGGCGACTACGAACCGCTGAGCGACCGCGCATGGAACATCAAGCGGGCCGCCGCGCTTCCCGGGGACCGTATTCCGGAAGGAATACCGGGAGGCGGAGACCTCACTGAGGTCCCGGACGGGCGGCTGGTGGTGCTCGGCGACAATCCGGACAGTATTGATTCCCGTCATCGGGGATTTTTCGAGGCCGACCGGATCATGGGCGTGGCGGTCCGCCGACTGGGCGGCAGTGCTTTGTAA
- a CDS encoding transposase, which yields MVIYPAALDLPHALVEWVTMLLVTREGDRRCKLRPSQRATVALVYLREHTTLAKIAAGFGISESTAHAYTSAVIHLLAERAPGLLKVLREADVDFVLLDGTLAECDRAGDGRADYSAKHRRHGVNVQVVTDPDGRLLWLSPALPGRAHDLTAARTHRIIRICERQGVPVLADLAYQGGGPWLTTGIKRRPLQELTLTEKTVNRALAATRAPVERGVARLKSWRIFRRSRCSPNRMTSIAKAILTLERQR from the coding sequence TTGGTCATCTATCCTGCCGCACTCGACCTGCCCCATGCGCTCGTGGAGTGGGTCACCATGCTTCTCGTCACCCGCGAGGGTGACCGGCGGTGCAAGCTCCGCCCGTCCCAACGCGCGACGGTGGCACTGGTGTACCTGCGCGAACACACGACCCTGGCGAAGATCGCTGCTGGGTTCGGGATCAGCGAGTCCACCGCCCACGCCTACACCAGCGCAGTCATCCACCTGCTCGCCGAACGAGCGCCAGGTCTGCTGAAGGTCCTGCGCGAGGCCGATGTGGACTTCGTCCTGCTGGACGGCACGCTCGCCGAGTGCGACCGGGCCGGCGACGGACGGGCCGACTACTCGGCCAAGCACCGCCGACACGGAGTGAACGTGCAGGTGGTCACCGACCCGGACGGCCGGCTGCTGTGGCTGTCACCCGCCCTGCCGGGCCGAGCTCACGACCTGACCGCTGCCCGTACCCACCGGATCATCCGCATCTGCGAGCGCCAGGGCGTTCCCGTCCTGGCCGACCTCGCCTACCAGGGCGGCGGCCCTTGGCTGACCACGGGCATCAAACGCAGACCCCTGCAAGAACTCACCCTCACCGAGAAGACCGTCAACCGGGCCCTGGCCGCGACACGGGCACCGGTCGAACGCGGCGTCGCACGACTGAAGTCCTGGAGGATCTTCCGCAGATCCCGATGCAGCCCAAACCGCATGACGTCAATCGCCAAAGCCATCCTCACCCTGGAGCGGCAACGCTGA